Proteins encoded together in one Dermacentor variabilis isolate Ectoservices chromosome 2, ASM5094787v1, whole genome shotgun sequence window:
- the LOC142572922 gene encoding legumain-like: protein MALSRYLFLALVAVASTVAAAPKKPASTKHDGNSEPKLWALLVAGSNEYYNYRHQADICHAYHVLRNHGIPDERIVVMMYDDIANATENPTPGIIINHPKGKDVYAGVPKDYTGDLVTPQNFLDILQGKKVKGGSGKVIASGPNDHVFVNFADHGAPGLIAFPNDELHARPFVNVIKSMHKQKKFAKMVIYIEACESGSMFDGLLPNNMNVYATTAANPDESSYACYWDDKRQAYLGDLYSVNWMEDSDKEDLHKETLIDQFRIVREETNTSHVMEYGDLNIGKLPVGEFQGEEDAKPIVLPKVPYDAVSSRDVPIAVLRKKLAKASDAQTKRSLKHKLQQALRNRSFLKEKVAEIASFLAQGNEDSTESVLVAKRRLTKFDCYEHTVRYFNDRCFKLAKNPYALEQLRVFVNMCESAYKLSEIFEAMDLACTHPTVVGIV, encoded by the coding sequence ATGGCTCTGTCGCGGTACCTATTCCTGGCGTTAGTCGCAGTGGCATCGACGGTTGCTGCTGCACCCAAAAAGCCTGCATCCACGAAGCATGACGGGAATAGTGAACCAAAGCTCTGGGCTCTACTCGTGGCTGGTTCTAATGAATATTACAACTACCGGCACCAAGCCGACATTTGCCACGCGTATCACGTTCTGCGAAACCACGGCATTCCTGACGAACGCATCGTGGTCATGATGTACGATGACATCGCCAATGCCACGGAAAACCCAACGCCTGGTATTATCATCAACCATCCCAAGGGAAAAGATGTTTACGCGGGAGTCCCCAAGGACTACACTGGAGACCTCGTCACTCCGCAAAATTTCCTGGACATACTTCAAGGAAAGAAGGTGAAAGGCGGCAGCGGCAAAGTTATAGCCAGCGGGCCAAACGACCATGTATTTGTCAACTTCGCCGACCACGGAGCTCCTGGCCTCATCGCATTCCCCAACGACGAACTGCACGCCCGGCCATTCGTTAATGTCATCAAAAGCATGCACAAACAGAAGAAGTTCGCGAAGATGGTGATCTACATCGAGGCCTGTGAATCCGGTTCCATGTTTGACGGCCTGCTCCCGAACAACATGAACGTGTACGCCACTACCGCAGCTAATCCTGACGAGTCTTCATACGCTTGCTACTGGGACGACAAGAGGCAGGCGTATTTGGGCGACCTATACAGCGTCAATTGGATGGAAGACTCGGACAAGGAAGACCTGCACAAGGAGACACTCATCGATCAGTTCCGGATAGTGAGAGAAGAAACGAACACTAGCCATGTCATGGAGTACGGTGACCTGAACATCGGAAAGCTTCCGGTCGGCGAGTTTCAGGGCGAAGAGGACGCGAAGCCAATCGTCCTACCAAAGGTACCATATGACGCCGTCTCCAGCCGCGACGTCCCCATAGCTGTTCTAAGAAAGAAGCTCGCGAAGGCCTCCGATGCTCAAACTAAGCGGTCATTGAAGCACAAACTACAGCAAGCTCTTCGGAACAGGTCATTCTTGAAGGAGAAAGTCGCCGAGATTGCCTCGTTCCTCGCTCAAGGCAACGAGGATAGCACCGAATCGGTCCTGGTGGCGAAGCGGCGGCTAACCAAATTTGATTGTTACGAGCATACGGTACGGTACTTCAATGACCGGTGCTTCAAGCTCGCGAAGAACCCATACGCGCTCGAGCAGCTGCGCGTTTTCGTGAACATGTGTGAGTCGGCATATAAACTTTCGGAGATCTTCGAAGCCATGGACTTGGCATGCACCCACCCGACTGTTGTAGGTATTGTGTAG